Proteins encoded by one window of Sorex araneus isolate mSorAra2 chromosome 3, mSorAra2.pri, whole genome shotgun sequence:
- the KPRP gene encoding keratinocyte proline-rich protein, with the protein MCEQQQVTCCLPLPQCCVKGSYFYPSPSPYANSQVLVQAPCEMQVMECPAPCPVQVCQAPCQAGTTKVKCQSSGQAKTTQGNGQTSGQSMTAQGKCQPSGSYVQCQAAGALQTCYVGCAPVCYTETCFVECPAQTYVPYAVPQAVPNYVTYSPMCQPQGRFSTQGQYQGSYGGSGCGVQYPSRISYSNCAPPCQPQASYGSRAPQLQSGPSYNGCAPQFGCGGSYSNCAPQRASRASCGTYAPQYSGYPEQRRSQSASRCLPARRLQPPYRSCSPPRRAQPCYGSYLPPGCSSGSSANYCTPPRRSEPIYHSGCAQRPSQGSSQRCGPKCRIEISSPCCPKQVPPRRCPAQIPPIGRCSASCAPRSSWGTSCPELRPCAGPRPLPSFRPSWGQQQCSEPSVQRGPVPAPRLRPRPQRCPSPEFRPCPPPRRLSEPCLYPEPAPRPAPCPAPRPRPRPVVCGPEDPFPLPEPCERREPPSLPEPVPLPAPCSSPEPCPEPRRCSSPCSGPAASPRPGDAGCRESTPCHLDTEAPSCGSGGYNQWHEGSGSFGPCEDFPEPRGLSGCGDQGGASFGAKGGAGFRAKGAYF; encoded by the exons ATGTGTGAGCAGCAGCAGGTTACGTGCTGCCTGCCGCTGCCCCAGTGCTGTGTGAAGGGCTCCTACTTCTACCCTTCCCCGTCCCCCTACGCCAACAGCCAGGTGTTGGTCCAAGCTCCGTGTGAGATGCAAGTGATGGAGTGCCCTGCACCATGCCCTGTTCAAGTATGCCAGGCTCCATGCCAGGCTGGGACCACCAAGGTGAAATGCCAGTCTTCAGGCCAGGCTAAGACCACCCAGGGGAATGGCCAGACCTCAGGCCAGTCTATGACAGCTCAAGGGAAGTGCCAGCCTTCAGGTTCCTACGTGCAATGCCAGGCTGCTG GAGCTCTGCAGACCTGCTACGTGGGATGCGCTCCAGTTTGTTACACAGAAACGTGTTTCGTGGAATGTCCAGCTCAGACCTACGTGCCCTACGCAGTTCCCCAGGCGGTCCCGAATTACGTCACATACTCCCCGATGTGCCAGCCTCAGGGGAGATTTTCCACTCAGGGCCAGTATCAGGGCTCCTACGGCGGCAGCGGCTGCGGGGTTCAGTACCCATCCCGGATTTCCTACAGCAACTGCGCGCCCCCGTGCCAGCCCCAGGCGTCCTACGGCAGCCGCGCGCCCCAGCTGCAGTCCGGGCCTTCCTACAACGGCTGCGCCCCCCAGTTCGGGTGCGGAGGCTCCTACAGCAACTGCGCCCCCCAGCGCGCATCCCGGGCTTCCTGCGGCACATATGCACCCCAGTACTCGGGTTACCCCGAGCAGCGCCGCTCGCAGAGCGCCAGCAGGTGCCTCCCCGCGCGCCGGCTGCAGCCCCCCTACCGCAGCTGCTCTCCGCCGCGCCGGGCTCAGCCCTGCTACGGCAGCTACCTGCCCCCCGGCTGCTCCTCGGGCTCCTCCGCCAACTACTGCACGCCACCCCGCCGCTCCGAGCCTATCTACCACAGTGGCTGTGCTCAgcgcccctcccagggcagctcTCAGCGATGCGGACCCAAGTGCCGAATCGAGATCTCCTCCCCGTGCTGTCCCAAGCAGGTGCCACCCAGGAGGTGCCCAGCTCAGATCCCGCCCATCGGACGCTGCTCGGCGAGTTGTGCTCCACGTTCCTCCTGGGGCACCTCCTGCCCGGAGCTGAGACCGTGCGCAGGGCCGCGGCCACTCCCGAGCTTCCGTCCCTCGTGGGGGCAACAGCAGTGCTCGGAGCCGTCGGTGCAGCGAGGCCCGGTTCCAGCGCCCCGTCTGCGCCCGCGCCCGCAGCGGTGCCCGAGCCCAGAGTTCCGCCCGTGCCCGCCACCCCGGCGCCTCTCGGAGCCCTGTTTGTATCCCGAGCCcgctccccgcccggccccgtGCCCAGCCCCGCGGCCGCGGCCTCGCCCGGTGGTGTGTGGGCCCGAAGATCCGTTCCCGCTCCCGGAGCCCTGCGAGCGCCGCGAGCCCCCTTCGCTCCCGGAGCCGGTCCCCCTGCCGGcgccctgctccagccccgagccctgcCCCGAGCCCCGGCGGTGCTCCAGCCCGTGCTCGGGCCCCGCCGCATCTCCGCGCCCAGGAGATGCAGGCTGCCGGGAGTCCACTCCGTGCCACCTGGACACCGAGGCCCCCAGCTGCGGCTCCGGTGGCTATAATCAGTGGCACGAGGGGAGTGGTAGCTTCGGACCCTGTGAAGACTTTCCGGAGCCTCGGGGGCTGAGCGGTTGTGGAGACCAAGGAGGTGCCAGTTTCGGAGCGAAAGGCGGAGCCGGTTTCAGAGCGAAGGGAGCCTATTTCTAA